One part of the Magnetococcus sp. PR-3 genome encodes these proteins:
- a CDS encoding hemolysin family protein — protein sequence MDLITVLQLLLFVVLLLLSGLFSSSETALFSLDKLTLERMRQNQHPKLAQIQTLLSEPRRLIVTILIGNELVNVAASNISATLVMQFMGGTDAWWVNIFIMLPILLLVGEITPKTIAVRNNDTVSGLVVGPINLFATLVTPLRGVVRVISELLITLLTGGRKRSSGNIVTEDLVRTLADEAAEDGDLDEVEAEYIHNIIEFGNQTVEAVMTPRSNMVTLNMDDSMDEVMAVLREQRVSRVPVFDEENEAVVGVLYYRDLLSNDVSLFKNMQELRPILRRPFYVPETKPILDLMHNFREKKRSLALILDEYGGTIGLVTMGDLLESIFGEIHDPEDPDNDATVESLENGCFRLDGNLDVDHANALMKARFDTDMSETIAGLLLHAHGELPEEGTVIALNEWCFRITKVEGTRIMEAIACHAGREIGKAGCLALLEKGEKSAELALTSKGEGAVPVKAEPTADSTPEKEA from the coding sequence ATGGATCTGATTACCGTGCTGCAACTGCTTCTTTTTGTTGTTCTTCTGCTCCTCTCCGGGCTTTTTTCAAGTTCTGAGACGGCTCTGTTCTCTCTGGATAAGCTTACACTGGAACGGATGCGCCAAAATCAGCATCCTAAGCTTGCACAGATCCAAACTCTGCTCAGTGAACCACGGCGTCTGATTGTGACCATCCTCATTGGTAATGAGCTGGTTAATGTGGCGGCCTCCAATATTTCGGCAACCTTGGTGATGCAGTTCATGGGGGGGACCGATGCATGGTGGGTCAACATCTTTATTATGCTGCCCATTCTACTGCTGGTTGGGGAAATTACCCCCAAAACCATTGCGGTGAGAAATAATGATACCGTCTCAGGTTTGGTCGTCGGTCCCATTAATCTGTTTGCCACTCTGGTCACGCCGTTACGGGGCGTTGTACGGGTTATCTCTGAACTGTTGATCACCTTATTGACGGGGGGGCGAAAGCGCTCATCAGGCAATATTGTGACAGAGGATCTGGTACGTACCTTGGCGGATGAGGCGGCTGAGGATGGTGACCTGGATGAGGTTGAAGCGGAGTATATTCACAACATTATTGAGTTTGGTAATCAGACGGTCGAAGCGGTGATGACCCCGCGCTCCAATATGGTCACCCTGAATATGGATGATTCCATGGATGAGGTGATGGCGGTGTTACGGGAGCAACGGGTAAGCCGGGTTCCGGTTTTTGATGAGGAGAATGAGGCTGTTGTTGGGGTGCTCTATTACCGTGATCTGCTCTCAAACGATGTCTCACTCTTTAAAAATATGCAGGAGCTGCGGCCGATCCTGCGTCGTCCGTTCTATGTGCCAGAGACCAAGCCTATCTTGGACCTGATGCATAACTTCCGAGAAAAAAAGCGCTCGTTGGCGCTGATCCTGGATGAGTATGGGGGCACCATTGGTCTGGTAACCATGGGGGATCTGTTGGAGTCGATCTTTGGTGAGATCCATGACCCGGAAGATCCTGATAATGATGCCACGGTTGAGTCTTTGGAAAATGGTTGTTTCCGTCTGGATGGTAATCTTGATGTCGACCATGCCAACGCCTTGATGAAAGCCCGTTTTGATACCGATATGTCCGAGACCATTGCCGGGCTGTTGTTGCATGCCCATGGTGAGTTGCCAGAAGAGGGAACGGTCATTGCCCTTAATGAGTGGTGCTTTCGCATTACCAAAGTGGAGGGGACCCGTATTATGGAGGCCATAGCTTGCCATGCAGGGCGTGAGATCGGTAAGGCAGGGTGTTTGGCCCTTTTGGAAAAAGGTGAAAAGAGTGCAGAGTTGGCTTTGACCAGCAAGGGAGAAGGGGCTGTGCCGGTGAAGGCAGAACCCACTGCCGATTCAACCCCAGAGAAGGAGGCGTAA
- a CDS encoding methyl-accepting chemotaxis protein, which translates to MSGHYRQFNLKSRFVMGFLGMSVVVILFGFFQLSMTQGQVDGTHELKAYGNKAVKLHKMLQKLDATQQIISRALAGEDAAQLKEELTGLGKASQAQFKAYQAMPNEGKPIRLAKAVGNHYPACFTATSTLIDTIKIGDLGAVSAQAKVVQEHIKATTVAIFRNLTALEIARDHAGKEAAKSAQATRWLTIIAIMGALLLVGGLSFYVMNNVLKRLGGDPEELAKRAWEFSEGDLTIFGKDGRDASGIDQALNKMAANIGQVLGHVRESAGVLAGVAQELADTANSMHGHAGTMSDNATSTADEAEKMSIEMDNIAVASDHASQKMDTIASFAQDTSGNMENISQAADEASHNLSTVVDSSDSASVTMQAIQGAADRSSEDIRNVNASVQTMSQSLEEIRKQCEVASRESSEASGYAKENQQAMDNLTTSAREIGKVLELINDIAEQTNMLALNASIEAAGAGDAGKGFAVVANEVKDLAGKTTEATQMIAAQIDDIQDNTAAVERMIGRVTDVIVNLEKSNVGINRSVDEQGYTLQDITQAMSEASEETEAVTSQVGSASDGMQDVSRNITDISSGIAHVTNNVAEASGHMAEMANNVRLAYATNAEISNQLTMAANISRAISGTMQEVKDSAGEVNNVSERINELSEQVFAITEELNYIIQLFKMHEDDE; encoded by the coding sequence GTGAGTGGACATTATAGACAGTTCAACCTAAAAAGCCGTTTTGTTATGGGGTTTTTAGGGATGTCGGTGGTTGTCATCCTGTTTGGATTTTTTCAGCTTTCCATGACTCAAGGGCAGGTGGATGGCACCCATGAGCTAAAAGCCTATGGCAATAAAGCGGTTAAGCTGCACAAGATGCTGCAGAAGCTAGACGCCACCCAGCAGATCATCAGCCGGGCACTGGCAGGCGAAGATGCCGCTCAGCTTAAAGAGGAGCTAACGGGATTAGGCAAAGCTTCTCAAGCTCAGTTCAAGGCTTATCAGGCCATGCCCAACGAGGGCAAGCCCATTCGTTTAGCCAAAGCGGTCGGTAATCACTACCCCGCCTGCTTTACCGCCACATCCACCCTCATTGATACCATCAAAATTGGTGACCTGGGTGCCGTTAGTGCCCAAGCCAAAGTGGTACAGGAACATATTAAAGCCACCACAGTGGCCATTTTTCGTAACCTGACAGCCCTGGAAATTGCCCGTGATCATGCCGGTAAAGAGGCGGCCAAGTCAGCTCAAGCCACACGCTGGTTAACCATCATCGCCATTATGGGCGCTCTGTTGTTGGTTGGTGGCCTCTCCTTCTATGTTATGAACAACGTGCTTAAGCGTCTGGGGGGCGACCCTGAAGAACTGGCCAAGCGTGCATGGGAGTTCTCTGAGGGGGATCTCACCATCTTTGGTAAAGATGGCCGGGATGCTTCGGGTATCGATCAAGCGTTGAATAAAATGGCAGCCAACATTGGTCAGGTTTTAGGCCATGTCCGTGAAAGCGCTGGGGTACTGGCCGGTGTGGCCCAGGAACTGGCTGATACCGCCAATAGTATGCATGGCCATGCAGGCACCATGTCTGACAATGCCACCTCCACCGCCGATGAAGCGGAGAAGATGTCTATTGAAATGGACAACATCGCGGTTGCCTCAGACCACGCCAGTCAAAAAATGGATACCATCGCCTCCTTTGCTCAAGATACCAGCGGCAATATGGAGAACATCTCCCAAGCGGCGGATGAAGCCAGCCACAATCTCTCCACCGTGGTTGATTCTTCCGACTCCGCCAGCGTCACCATGCAGGCGATCCAGGGTGCGGCTGATCGTTCCAGTGAGGATATCCGTAACGTCAACGCCTCGGTTCAAACCATGAGCCAGTCGTTGGAAGAGATTCGCAAACAGTGTGAAGTTGCTTCTCGGGAATCCAGCGAAGCCAGCGGTTATGCCAAAGAGAACCAACAGGCCATGGATAACCTCACCACCTCCGCTCGGGAGATTGGTAAGGTTCTGGAGCTGATTAACGATATTGCCGAACAGACCAACATGCTGGCACTGAACGCTTCCATTGAAGCGGCCGGTGCGGGTGATGCAGGTAAAGGCTTTGCGGTGGTGGCCAATGAGGTGAAGGATCTGGCCGGTAAAACCACCGAAGCAACCCAGATGATCGCTGCCCAGATTGATGACATCCAAGATAATACCGCGGCGGTGGAACGCATGATCGGCCGGGTAACCGATGTGATCGTAAACCTGGAAAAATCCAACGTGGGCATTAACCGCTCGGTGGATGAACAGGGTTACACCTTGCAGGATATCACCCAAGCCATGTCCGAGGCCTCGGAAGAGACCGAAGCGGTCACCAGCCAGGTGGGTTCTGCCTCAGATGGCATGCAGGATGTCAGCCGCAACATCACCGACATTTCAAGCGGCATCGCCCATGTGACCAACAATGTGGCCGAAGCATCCGGGCACATGGCTGAAATGGCCAACAATGTACGCCTGGCCTACGCGACCAATGCTGAAATCTCCAACCAGCTCACCATGGCGGCCAACATCTCCCGGGCCATCAGCGGCACCATGCAAGAGGTTAAAGACTCTGCAGGAGAGGTCAACAACGTCAGTGAACGTATTAATGAACTCTCTGAACAGGTCTTTGCCATTACAGAAGAGCTCAACTACATCATTCAGCTCTTTAAAATGCATGAAGATGATGAGTAA
- a CDS encoding mannose-1-phosphate guanylyltransferase/mannose-6-phosphate isomerase, whose translation MLIPTILAGGGGTRLWPLSRDLYPKQFHHGLGDDRPLLQQTAARVQGLPNLAEPVVICNEQHRFMVEEMLREAGTPTQAIFLEPKGRNTAPAAAIAAMYARAQDKDAQVLLMPSDHLIGDPEGFRATVAQGIPHAAEGKLVTFGIVPDTPNTGYGYIRRGEGLADGVYNILNFAEKPDVATAESYLAQGDYSWNSGIFLFHAGFFLETLARLAPEMHDRCLAAFESAQEDHAFTRLGKLFLDVPSDSIDYAVMEKSQDGVVIPMDVGWNDMGAWNALWEVGDKDEDGNMMVGDTLPLDTSDSLIWSSSRLVATVGVENLAIVETADAILVARKDRVQDVKKVVEQLKLDKRHEFSHHNKVYRPWGTFTQVDAGPRFQVKRIMVKPGAKLSLQMHYHRSEHWVVVKGTALVTRGEDDILLKENESTYIPLGVKHSLANPGKIPLEIIEVQSGPYLGEDDIVRFEDIYARLDDHQS comes from the coding sequence ATGTTGATACCCACAATTTTGGCAGGTGGTGGCGGTACCCGTCTGTGGCCCCTCTCCCGAGACCTCTACCCGAAGCAGTTTCATCACGGGTTAGGGGATGATCGCCCGCTGTTACAGCAAACAGCGGCGCGGGTACAGGGTTTGCCCAACTTGGCTGAGCCGGTGGTCATCTGCAACGAGCAACACCGCTTTATGGTGGAAGAGATGCTCCGCGAAGCTGGCACCCCCACCCAGGCTATTTTTTTGGAGCCCAAAGGGCGTAACACGGCCCCTGCCGCAGCCATAGCCGCCATGTATGCCCGGGCACAAGATAAAGATGCTCAGGTTCTCCTCATGCCTTCCGACCACCTGATTGGTGATCCCGAGGGCTTCCGAGCCACGGTGGCCCAAGGCATTCCCCATGCTGCCGAGGGCAAATTGGTCACCTTTGGCATTGTGCCGGACACGCCTAATACCGGTTATGGCTACATCCGCCGGGGAGAAGGGCTGGCCGATGGCGTCTACAACATTCTAAATTTTGCCGAAAAGCCAGACGTGGCCACGGCTGAATCCTACCTTGCCCAAGGGGATTACAGCTGGAACAGTGGCATCTTCCTGTTCCACGCCGGTTTCTTCCTGGAAACCCTGGCCCGGCTTGCCCCTGAAATGCATGACCGCTGCTTGGCCGCCTTTGAATCCGCCCAGGAGGACCACGCTTTCACCCGTCTTGGCAAGCTGTTTTTGGATGTCCCTTCCGACTCTATCGACTATGCCGTGATGGAAAAAAGCCAAGATGGGGTGGTTATTCCCATGGATGTCGGCTGGAATGACATGGGGGCCTGGAACGCCCTATGGGAGGTGGGGGATAAAGATGAGGATGGCAATATGATGGTTGGGGATACCCTACCCCTAGATACCTCAGACTCACTCATCTGGTCTTCCAGCCGTTTGGTGGCCACAGTGGGTGTTGAAAATCTGGCCATTGTCGAGACGGCAGATGCCATTCTGGTGGCCCGCAAAGATCGGGTTCAGGATGTCAAAAAAGTGGTTGAGCAACTTAAACTCGATAAACGTCATGAGTTTAGCCACCATAATAAGGTCTACCGCCCTTGGGGTACCTTTACCCAGGTGGATGCCGGACCGCGTTTTCAAGTTAAGCGGATTATGGTCAAGCCAGGCGCCAAGCTCTCCTTACAAATGCACTACCACCGCAGCGAACACTGGGTTGTGGTCAAAGGCACCGCCCTGGTCACCCGAGGGGAGGATGACATTTTGCTGAAAGAGAATGAGTCGACCTACATTCCGTTGGGGGTAAAGCATAGCTTGGCCAACCCAGGGAAGATCCCACTGGAGATTATTGAGGTACAGAGCGGCCCCTATTTGGGAGAAGATGATATTGTGCGCTTTGAGGATATCTATGCGCGCCTAGATGATCATCAGAGCTAA
- a CDS encoding HU family DNA-binding protein — protein sequence MNLGELKKIVADKTNMSQADAGRAVAATLEAVSESLGQGATVSLLGFGTFSVGERAAREGRNPQTGEKIQISASRTIRFKAGQALREKVNG from the coding sequence ATGAATCTTGGTGAACTGAAAAAAATCGTCGCAGACAAAACCAACATGAGCCAAGCTGATGCTGGTCGTGCCGTAGCTGCTACTCTGGAAGCCGTCAGTGAAAGCCTCGGTCAAGGTGCTACTGTAAGCCTGCTGGGCTTTGGTACCTTCTCTGTTGGTGAGCGTGCCGCGCGTGAGGGTCGTAATCCTCAAACTGGTGAGAAAATCCAGATCTCTGCAAGCCGCACCATCCGCTTCAAGGCTGGTCAGGCCCTGCGTGAGAAGGTGAACGGTTAA
- the recO gene encoding DNA repair protein RecO: MPEGVQPAIVLRRIPYRDSSLVLNLFTQEHGVRSVMAKGARKGSKSLPRGDLAGFHTLGVQLSGREGQSMMTLRRVEILSPRHGLMHHVAGSSAAQLMLEQVYRLFPAEDPHPGLFAALDGAMARLEAQASPLQVVGLWQGQLLHSLGFGWQTACCAGCGQGDDLIFFSPKRNQTVCRMCGIPHRDRLLPLAEGVLALMRGEMVEDLRAQRNLLALTCKLLERHGEKAFHALEPFLNVSGLR, encoded by the coding sequence ATGCCTGAAGGGGTGCAACCGGCCATTGTACTGCGACGCATTCCCTACCGGGACAGCTCGTTGGTACTTAACCTGTTTACTCAGGAACATGGGGTGCGTTCGGTTATGGCAAAAGGGGCCCGAAAAGGCTCTAAAAGTCTACCGAGGGGGGATCTGGCAGGCTTTCATACCCTGGGCGTGCAGCTTAGTGGTCGGGAAGGGCAGAGTATGATGACACTGCGGCGGGTGGAAATTCTCTCCCCTCGCCACGGTTTAATGCATCATGTTGCTGGCAGCAGTGCCGCCCAGTTAATGCTGGAACAGGTGTATCGCCTGTTTCCCGCAGAAGATCCCCACCCAGGTTTGTTTGCCGCTTTGGATGGTGCGATGGCACGGTTGGAGGCTCAGGCATCACCACTGCAGGTGGTCGGCCTGTGGCAAGGGCAGTTACTGCATAGCCTGGGTTTTGGTTGGCAGACAGCGTGCTGTGCAGGGTGTGGCCAGGGAGATGATCTGATTTTTTTCTCCCCCAAACGTAACCAAACGGTTTGCCGGATGTGTGGTATCCCGCATCGTGATCGACTCTTGCCGCTGGCGGAAGGGGTGCTGGCACTTATGCGGGGAGAGATGGTTGAGGATCTCCGGGCACAACGTAATCTCCTGGCGCTTACCTGTAAGCTGCTGGAGCGCCATGGTGAGAAAGCTTTTCATGCTCTGGAGCCCTTTTTAAACGTTTCAGGGCTTAGATAA
- a CDS encoding DUF2312 domain-containing protein — MTAALTVEPTTEDAQGIAGEVLIQYIDRIERLEEEKSGIAEDIRDVYAEAKGTGFDAKVIRELVKLRKMEQHELDEKEMLLHLYRQAIGMG; from the coding sequence ATGACTGCAGCACTGACCGTGGAACCCACCACCGAAGATGCCCAAGGCATTGCCGGTGAAGTTCTGATCCAATACATTGACCGCATTGAACGCCTGGAAGAAGAGAAATCCGGTATCGCTGAAGATATCCGTGATGTCTATGCAGAAGCCAAAGGTACCGGCTTTGACGCCAAGGTAATCCGTGAGCTGGTCAAATTACGTAAAATGGAACAGCATGAGCTTGATGAAAAAGAGATGCTGCTGCATCTATACCGTCAAGCCATTGGTATGGGTTAA
- a CDS encoding hemolysin family protein, with product MDSSLILMLMAMFLLMEAFFSGSEIGVVNADKLKLRHQAAKGSRGARLALDMLEKPEWLLATTLVGTNIAIVSNTTLATLLATQWLGEGKGWVAILFVAPLIWVLGEIVPKSIFQEHADTMTPKVIFILKGASILFFPVLLVFTLLTRLITSMIGRGNERNPYTLREELDMMLQMPGSEDGDVQQEEKTMIRRMFKFNELRARDIMIPLIHVISIPRTATCGEALDLCAQNGHTRLPIYAGRVDNLIGHVSGLDLLGQPKDGSIAPFIRPVPFVPMSKPVEDLLVEFRKSGEHVAVVVGEFGGSQGIMTLEDILERVVGDIEDEYDSKEQSPRWVQKLNANTFIVSASMDIVALKEHIGVALPDGSYETLGGFMLERLEDIPQPGQTLTYQKMTFTVEKATRKMIQEVKISF from the coding sequence GTGGATAGTTCTCTTATTCTGATGTTGATGGCCATGTTCCTACTGATGGAGGCCTTTTTCTCCGGTTCTGAAATTGGTGTGGTCAATGCGGATAAACTGAAGTTACGCCATCAGGCAGCCAAAGGCAGCCGGGGTGCGCGTTTGGCGTTGGATATGCTGGAAAAACCAGAGTGGCTACTGGCCACAACTTTGGTGGGCACCAATATTGCCATTGTTAGTAACACCACACTGGCCACACTGCTGGCCACCCAGTGGTTGGGTGAAGGCAAAGGGTGGGTGGCCATTTTGTTTGTGGCCCCGCTTATTTGGGTTTTGGGGGAAATTGTCCCCAAAAGTATTTTCCAAGAGCATGCCGACACCATGACCCCCAAGGTGATTTTTATCCTTAAAGGGGCGTCTATACTCTTCTTCCCGGTGCTTTTGGTCTTTACCCTGCTAACCCGTTTGATTACCTCTATGATCGGACGTGGTAACGAGCGGAACCCTTATACTTTGCGTGAAGAGCTCGACATGATGTTGCAAATGCCCGGCTCTGAAGATGGGGATGTGCAGCAAGAGGAAAAAACCATGATTCGCCGTATGTTCAAGTTTAATGAACTGCGGGCGCGGGATATTATGATTCCCCTGATTCATGTGATCTCCATTCCCCGTACAGCAACCTGTGGTGAAGCCTTGGATCTCTGTGCCCAAAATGGTCACACCCGTCTGCCCATTTATGCGGGCCGGGTGGATAACCTGATTGGTCATGTCAGTGGTTTGGATCTGTTGGGGCAACCTAAAGATGGGTCCATTGCCCCTTTTATCCGGCCTGTACCGTTTGTGCCCATGTCTAAACCAGTAGAAGATCTTTTGGTTGAGTTCCGTAAGAGTGGCGAGCATGTTGCGGTGGTGGTTGGGGAGTTTGGTGGGTCCCAGGGTATTATGACGCTGGAGGATATTCTGGAGCGTGTGGTTGGGGATATTGAAGATGAGTATGACAGCAAAGAGCAATCCCCCCGCTGGGTGCAAAAGCTGAATGCCAATACCTTTATTGTCAGTGCCAGTATGGATATTGTGGCGTTAAAAGAGCATATCGGCGTGGCACTGCCTGACGGCAGTTATGAGACACTGGGTGGTTTTATGCTGGAACGGCTGGAGGATATCCCACAGCCCGGCCAAACCCTTACTTACCAGAAAATGACCTTTACGGTCGAAAAAGCCACCCGTAAGATGATTCAGGAAGTGAAGATATCTTTCTGA
- a CDS encoding OmpP1/FadL family transporter has protein sequence MKANLKYLLVAAGVISVGWGASSAHATNGMNLEGYGARAHAMGGAASGYDSGNSAIMNNPATLSLWEGKQRVGVGLRMLGPDVDAESTASSAAFAKSDGDAYFMPSFSYMRNSGKFTYGFGVIAQGGMGTEYAAGNTLFAQGRNTAAALVDLSGLEQRSELSVGRAVLPLSYRVNEKLNVAASVDFVWMGLDLKMDLDGANFAAMATAGTASGALATNAFAASGGDIDYGRFDFSDGNDFTGEAKGYGAGFKLGATYQLTNAVTLGLSYHSKTAMEDLSTEGATVYLFEDGGAINQTIPGTITVKDFEWPQKATLGAAYQFNKKLMLVGDVSWIDWSNTMKDFKMEFVANSTNATYAGQAMNVTLEQNWKDQYVLSLGAEYALTDQWRIRGGANIGNNPVPNDYLSILFPATVTNHITGGFGYTFANGGQINAAVAYAPGTDNVATGNVNTDSDVKLSHGQYNWSLNYSYDF, from the coding sequence ATGAAAGCAAACTTGAAGTATCTACTGGTTGCAGCCGGGGTTATCTCAGTGGGTTGGGGGGCGAGCTCTGCGCACGCAACCAACGGTATGAACCTGGAAGGTTATGGTGCTCGTGCTCATGCTATGGGTGGTGCTGCATCAGGTTATGACAGTGGTAACTCGGCCATCATGAATAACCCGGCCACGTTAAGCCTGTGGGAAGGTAAGCAGCGTGTTGGCGTCGGTCTGCGCATGCTGGGGCCTGATGTCGATGCGGAAAGTACCGCTTCTTCAGCCGCCTTTGCCAAGTCTGATGGTGATGCCTATTTTATGCCTTCATTCTCCTACATGCGTAACAGCGGTAAATTTACCTACGGCTTTGGTGTGATTGCTCAGGGTGGTATGGGTACAGAATATGCCGCGGGTAATACGCTATTTGCTCAGGGGCGCAACACCGCGGCAGCTTTGGTGGATTTGAGTGGTTTGGAGCAGCGTTCTGAGCTCTCCGTCGGGCGTGCCGTCTTGCCGTTAAGCTACCGGGTTAATGAAAAACTGAATGTTGCGGCTTCGGTTGATTTTGTCTGGATGGGCTTGGATCTGAAAATGGATCTGGATGGTGCTAACTTTGCGGCCATGGCTACTGCTGGTACAGCATCGGGTGCGTTGGCGACCAATGCTTTTGCGGCTTCCGGTGGTGACATCGATTATGGTCGTTTTGATTTTTCTGATGGAAACGACTTTACGGGTGAGGCCAAAGGGTATGGCGCTGGGTTTAAGCTGGGTGCAACCTACCAGTTGACCAATGCTGTTACGCTGGGCTTGAGCTATCACTCCAAAACCGCCATGGAAGATCTGTCCACAGAGGGGGCCACGGTCTATTTGTTTGAGGACGGTGGTGCCATTAATCAGACCATTCCCGGTACCATCACCGTTAAAGATTTTGAGTGGCCCCAAAAAGCGACCTTGGGTGCCGCTTACCAGTTCAATAAAAAATTGATGCTGGTAGGTGATGTCAGTTGGATCGATTGGTCCAACACCATGAAAGACTTTAAAATGGAGTTTGTGGCAAACAGCACAAACGCCACCTATGCCGGTCAGGCTATGAACGTTACGTTGGAGCAGAACTGGAAAGATCAGTATGTGCTCTCCTTAGGGGCTGAGTATGCACTGACCGATCAGTGGCGTATTCGTGGGGGGGCCAATATTGGCAACAACCCCGTCCCTAACGACTATCTGTCTATCCTGTTCCCTGCGACGGTAACCAACCATATTACGGGTGGATTTGGCTACACCTTTGCCAATGGTGGCCAGATCAATGCAGCGGTGGCCTATGCCCCAGGTACAGACAATGTGGCAACAGGTAACGTCAACACCGACAGTGATGTCAAACTTTCTCATGGTCAGTACAACTGGTCTTTGAACTACAGCTACGACTTCTAA
- a CDS encoding SapC family protein — MTTQWPSPPGFGPVRPLDRVRHRGLGVKVGSYAFALTMPTVRLSLSEFFSACRDYPIVFARNATGQPLVPMVITGIKQNENIFISRKGNWRKPYYVPAYVRSHPFCLVRLKRGKTADGQPSHQRIVCVDEEMLESNDRPYIDYRGKDTPAWNYINKLLMEMEEMKPKGDRFIQALEEHKLLIEMHVGGGNETHVQMFRVDENRFHALTAELTHQWLKSGYLRLIHAHLLSLDNFNRLAQLRHKWLEKS, encoded by the coding sequence ATGACCACACAGTGGCCTTCACCACCGGGCTTTGGACCAGTGCGTCCGCTCGATCGGGTGCGCCATCGTGGGTTGGGCGTGAAGGTGGGTTCCTATGCGTTTGCCTTGACGATGCCGACGGTTCGGCTCTCTTTGAGTGAGTTTTTCTCAGCCTGCCGTGATTATCCCATCGTGTTTGCGCGTAATGCGACTGGGCAGCCCTTGGTACCCATGGTAATAACGGGTATTAAGCAGAATGAGAATATCTTTATTTCCCGTAAAGGTAACTGGCGCAAGCCCTATTATGTGCCAGCCTATGTACGCAGTCACCCTTTCTGCCTGGTACGCCTAAAACGCGGTAAGACCGCCGACGGGCAGCCCTCTCATCAACGTATTGTCTGTGTTGATGAAGAGATGCTTGAGTCCAACGATCGGCCCTATATTGATTATCGTGGTAAAGATACACCGGCTTGGAACTACATAAACAAGCTGCTTATGGAGATGGAGGAGATGAAACCCAAGGGGGATCGTTTCATCCAAGCTTTAGAGGAACATAAGCTGCTGATTGAAATGCATGTTGGGGGGGGGAATGAAACCCATGTGCAGATGTTCCGGGTGGATGAAAATCGTTTCCATGCCTTAACGGCTGAGCTGACTCACCAGTGGCTAAAAAGTGGTTATCTACGGTTAATCCACGCACATTTGCTCTCGTTGGATAACTTTAACCGCTTGGCCCAGCTGCGGCACAAATGGTTAGAAAAAAGCTGA
- a CDS encoding tetratricopeptide repeat protein, with protein MSEYLNALVLLAEGGDSQAQHRIGVFCLQGEEVEQDLEGARLWFEAAAAQGYAPAAYDLAMIYLEGTGVEPDQETGVKWLSKAALAGDAKAQNNLAILHAQGEGVQEDLVQALIWFGLAAHNGLEEAVQNYQSLAKEVPEEMLFKAQMGAEAILSRMQNG; from the coding sequence ATGAGTGAGTACCTCAATGCCTTAGTCCTTTTAGCCGAAGGGGGAGACAGTCAGGCCCAACACCGTATTGGCGTCTTTTGTCTGCAAGGGGAAGAGGTGGAACAGGATCTGGAAGGTGCCCGGCTCTGGTTTGAGGCTGCCGCAGCACAAGGATACGCCCCCGCTGCCTATGACCTAGCCATGATCTATCTGGAAGGTACTGGTGTTGAACCAGATCAAGAGACCGGGGTTAAGTGGCTGAGCAAAGCCGCCTTGGCGGGGGATGCCAAAGCACAGAACAACTTGGCGATCCTACACGCCCAAGGTGAAGGGGTACAAGAGGACCTTGTTCAGGCGTTAATCTGGTTTGGACTGGCCGCCCATAACGGCCTGGAAGAAGCTGTACAAAACTACCAGTCCCTGGCCAAAGAGGTCCCTGAAGAGATGTTGTTTAAAGCACAAATGGGCGCAGAAGCCATTTTATCCCGCATGCAAAATGGTTAA
- a CDS encoding Trm112 family protein: MLDKQLLDILVCPVCKNALQVNKEHTELLCEKDKLAFPVRDDIPVMLVEEARKLEDDNV, encoded by the coding sequence ATGTTGGATAAGCAACTGTTGGATATTTTAGTTTGCCCCGTATGCAAAAATGCACTGCAAGTGAATAAAGAGCATACCGAACTGCTGTGTGAAAAAGATAAATTGGCCTTCCCTGTACGGGATGACATTCCTGTCATGCTGGTTGAAGAGGCCCGAAAACTTGAGGATGATAATGTTTGA